A single genomic interval of Chitinophaga sp. 180180018-3 harbors:
- a CDS encoding DUF4421 domain-containing protein, with the protein MNLRILVWLCILSGVTIQGLAQGRFLKWLKTENDTNYIDEHTEDITARLYGSRKFTRYDITDRKQNTHILYRPNTPFNIGFGANYRFIGLNIGFNLPMINQKNDKYGKTKYIDLQSHVYLRKIVVDFYGQYYKGYYIANPAGVFGKEYAAQNPYPQRPDLRNIDFGLNVQYIFNDKRFSYRAPNLQNEYQKKSAGSLIVGGEMFLGRIKGDSSLIPYNMADTLFLHDQHYYKTGISSLAANIGYAYTFVLKQHFFLSLSLTGGLGGNVTSLFMENGDITRRVGLTFSSTIRASLGYNSSRYFAGVHYVGMNTRSGMSIPHTYQTFGTGNLRVSVVRRFALKKPVWHSRHTI; encoded by the coding sequence AGTAACAATACAAGGGCTGGCTCAGGGCCGGTTCCTGAAGTGGTTGAAGACGGAGAATGATACCAATTATATTGATGAACATACGGAAGATATTACCGCCCGGCTGTATGGCTCCCGTAAATTCACCCGGTACGACATTACCGACAGGAAGCAAAATACGCATATCCTGTATCGGCCTAATACTCCTTTTAATATTGGATTTGGCGCGAATTACCGGTTTATAGGCCTGAATATCGGTTTTAATCTGCCGATGATTAATCAGAAAAATGATAAATACGGTAAAACCAAATACATCGATCTGCAATCGCATGTGTATCTGCGTAAAATAGTGGTTGATTTTTACGGTCAGTATTACAAAGGTTATTACATCGCCAATCCTGCCGGGGTGTTTGGCAAGGAGTACGCTGCTCAAAATCCTTATCCACAGCGGCCGGACCTCCGGAACATCGATTTCGGACTGAATGTGCAGTATATTTTCAACGATAAAAGGTTTTCCTACAGGGCACCTAACCTGCAGAACGAATACCAGAAGAAAAGCGCCGGTTCACTGATTGTTGGCGGCGAAATGTTCCTCGGCAGAATCAAAGGCGACTCTTCACTGATCCCGTACAATATGGCCGACACGCTGTTCCTGCACGATCAGCATTATTACAAAACAGGCATATCTTCCCTGGCGGCTAATATCGGTTACGCTTATACGTTTGTACTGAAGCAACACTTCTTTCTTTCCCTGTCACTGACCGGGGGACTGGGAGGGAACGTGACCAGCCTGTTCATGGAAAACGGAGATATTACCCGTCGGGTGGGATTAACATTCAGCAGTACCATCAGGGCTTCGCTGGGATATAACTCCAGCAGGTATTTTGCAGGCGTGCATTACGTAGGAATGAACACCCGCAGCGGCATGTCGATCCCCCATACTTACCAGACGTTTGGTACCGGCAACCTGCGGGTAAGTGTGGTAAGGAGGTTTGCATTGAAAAAGCCGGTATGGCATTCCAGGCATACTATTTAA
- a CDS encoding TIGR00730 family Rossman fold protein, producing the protein MNRIVVFCGSSSGSDPIYVQQATGLGAALAQRNLTLVYGGAHVGLMGAVADGALQAGGKVIGVLPHFLQKKELAHHGLTELILVDTMHERKTKMNELSDGVVALPGGFGTMEELFEMLTWGQLGLHRKPIGLLNTNGFYDSLIALAQNMTDKGFLSEENKNMLLCSDNITDLLAQMESYQPPVKSKWITPAQS; encoded by the coding sequence ATGAATCGAATTGTTGTTTTTTGTGGCTCCAGCAGCGGATCTGATCCAATTTATGTGCAACAGGCTACCGGGCTGGGTGCAGCGCTTGCCCAACGTAATCTGACGCTGGTGTATGGAGGCGCCCATGTTGGCCTGATGGGTGCAGTTGCCGACGGCGCGCTGCAGGCAGGAGGAAAGGTCATCGGCGTGCTGCCTCATTTTCTGCAAAAGAAGGAGCTCGCGCACCATGGGCTGACGGAACTGATCCTTGTGGATACTATGCACGAGCGCAAAACTAAAATGAATGAACTGAGTGATGGCGTGGTCGCACTGCCGGGTGGGTTTGGTACGATGGAAGAGCTCTTCGAAATGCTTACCTGGGGCCAGTTGGGACTGCACAGGAAACCTATCGGGCTCCTGAATACAAACGGCTTCTACGATTCCCTGATCGCATTGGCGCAAAACATGACTGACAAAGGTTTTCTTTCTGAAGAAAATAAAAATATGTTACTGTGCAGCGATAATATCACGGACCTGCTGGCGCAAATGGAAAGTTACCAGCCGCCTGTTAAATCCAAATGGATTACACCTGCGCAGAGTTAA